In a genomic window of Terriglobia bacterium:
- a CDS encoding GAF domain-containing protein, whose protein sequence is MTTSATQLAPVHVDSLLLEVADVVNTTLDLNTILRRVAELVRRVIAYEHFAILLLNERTQELRIRFSIGHPPEAVERCRIKVGEGVTGMAAQRREPVLVNDVLKSPEYIEALPQVRSELAVPLIIKNRVIGVIDIEAPQPGYFTEDHERLLSLIASRIAIGIENARLYTRTSRQAKTLLVLNEISRDLTSILNLDQLLQRIGEAVTRLIDYQMFSVLLVDATGSKLEHRFSLRFNETVQIKQNIPIGRGLVGYSALHKEPVLVPDVSKDPRYINSNPETRSELCVPLIYKDRVIGVLDIEHTRRGYFTDDHVRTMTTLAAQVAIAIENARLYERVTRQERRLQKDLALAHELQFRLLPHCCPVIGNAELSAKFVPAREIGGDLYDFLRYEPRPQDGSRDSGERKPDLGIAIGDVSGKGAPAALYAALASGILRSHAGSRPGAAEMLALLNESLVSRRIEAQYISVAYAVWDDKQRLLRVANSGLPLPLYCHDGRIECVEATGLPLGQFEDAAYDEVTYRAQPGDLFVFLSDGVLDAQNRDGEMFGPARLRTVVKANCHGSANDVVTSIFAAVAEFTAGENAYDDQTVVVLKVLGNSGKHK, encoded by the coding sequence ATGACAACATCCGCAACCCAGCTCGCGCCCGTGCACGTCGATTCCCTGCTGCTGGAGGTCGCTGACGTGGTCAACACCACGCTCGACCTGAACACCATCCTGCGGCGGGTGGCCGAACTGGTGCGCCGGGTTATCGCCTACGAGCATTTCGCCATCCTGTTGCTGAACGAAAGAACGCAGGAGCTGCGCATCCGGTTTTCCATCGGGCATCCGCCGGAGGCCGTCGAGCGCTGCCGCATCAAGGTGGGTGAAGGCGTGACCGGGATGGCAGCGCAGCGGCGCGAGCCGGTGCTGGTGAACGACGTACTGAAGTCGCCGGAGTACATCGAGGCTCTTCCGCAGGTGCGCTCGGAATTGGCAGTGCCGCTGATCATCAAGAACCGCGTGATCGGCGTGATTGACATCGAAGCGCCGCAGCCGGGGTACTTCACCGAAGATCACGAGCGGCTGCTGTCGCTGATTGCCTCGCGCATCGCCATCGGCATCGAAAACGCGCGGCTGTACACGCGCACCTCGCGCCAGGCCAAGACGCTGCTGGTGCTGAACGAAATCAGCCGCGACCTGACCTCCATTCTGAATCTCGACCAGTTGCTGCAGCGCATCGGCGAGGCGGTCACGCGGCTGATTGACTATCAGATGTTCAGCGTGCTGTTGGTAGATGCGACCGGCTCCAAGCTCGAGCACCGCTTCTCGCTGCGCTTCAACGAGACGGTGCAGATCAAGCAGAACATTCCCATCGGCCGAGGCCTGGTGGGCTATTCCGCGTTGCACAAGGAGCCGGTGCTGGTGCCGGACGTCAGCAAGGACCCGCGCTACATCAACAGCAACCCGGAAACACGCTCGGAGCTGTGCGTTCCCTTGATCTACAAGGATCGGGTGATCGGCGTGCTCGACATCGAGCACACCCGCCGCGGCTACTTCACCGACGACCACGTGCGCACCATGACCACGCTGGCGGCGCAGGTGGCGATTGCCATCGAGAACGCGCGGCTGTACGAGCGCGTCACGCGGCAGGAGCGCCGCCTGCAGAAGGACCTCGCCCTCGCGCACGAACTCCAGTTCAGGCTGCTGCCGCACTGCTGTCCGGTGATCGGGAACGCGGAGCTCTCGGCCAAGTTCGTACCGGCGCGCGAAATTGGCGGCGACCTGTACGATTTCCTTCGCTACGAGCCGCGCCCGCAGGACGGTTCGCGTGACAGCGGGGAGCGCAAGCCGGACCTGGGCATCGCCATCGGCGACGTGAGCGGTAAAGGCGCGCCGGCGGCCTTGTACGCGGCCCTGGCCAGCGGAATCCTACGATCTCATGCGGGCTCGCGCCCGGGTGCGGCGGAGATGTTAGCGTTGCTGAATGAGTCGCTGGTTTCGCGGCGCATCGAGGCACAATACATTTCGGTGGCCTATGCCGTTTGGGACGATAAGCAGCGTCTGCTGCGCGTCGCTAACTCCGGCCTGCCGCTGCCCCTGTACTGTCATGACGGACGGATCGAGTGCGTGGAGGCCACCGGCTTGCCGCTCGGGCAGTTCGAGGACGCGGCCTACGATGAGGTGACCTACCGCGCGCAGCCGGGCGACCTGTTCGTTTTCCTCAGCGACGGCGTGCTCGATGCGCAGAACCGCGACGGCGAGATGTTCGGACCCGCCCGCCTGAGAACGGTGGTAAAGGCGAACTGCCATGGCAGCGCCAACGACGTGGTCACGAGTATCTTTGCCGCGGTGGCGGAATTCACCGCGGGCGAGAATGCCTACGACGATCAAACCGTGGTGGTGCTGAAGGTCCTGGGGAACTCCGGCAAACACAAATGA
- the deoC gene encoding deoxyribose-phosphate aldolase, whose protein sequence is MSWQAAARMIDHTLLKPEASREQIEKLCREAARFDFASVCVNAYWIPLCAAILRPTPVKVCTVVGFPLGATLTSAKRCETVEALRLGADEIDMVMNIGAMKSGDHARVESDIRALAEVTHDAGGLLKVIFENVLLTREEKIAACELSLAAHADFVKTSTGFSSGGATVEDVALMRAHVGNLAGVKAAGGIRTADHLQAMVAAGADRIGASASVAICRKLGAPY, encoded by the coding sequence ATGAGCTGGCAGGCGGCTGCCCGCATGATCGATCACACGCTGCTGAAGCCGGAAGCCTCGCGCGAGCAGATCGAGAAGCTCTGCCGCGAGGCGGCACGTTTCGACTTCGCCTCGGTGTGCGTGAACGCCTACTGGATCCCGCTGTGCGCCGCGATCCTGCGGCCCACGCCGGTGAAGGTGTGCACGGTCGTCGGCTTCCCGCTGGGCGCGACGCTGACTAGCGCGAAGCGCTGCGAGACCGTGGAAGCGCTGCGCCTCGGAGCCGACGAGATTGACATGGTGATGAACATCGGTGCCATGAAGTCGGGCGACCACGCGCGGGTGGAGAGCGACATTCGCGCCCTCGCCGAGGTAACACACGACGCCGGCGGGCTACTGAAGGTCATTTTCGAAAACGTGCTGCTGACACGCGAGGAAAAGATTGCTGCATGCGAGCTCAGCCTGGCCGCACACGCGGATTTCGTGAAGACCTCGACGGGCTTCTCCTCGGGCGGCGCCACGGTGGAGGATGTCGCGCTGATGCGCGCCCACGTCGGCAATCTGGCGGGAGTGAAGGCGGCGGGAGGAATTCGCACCGCCGACCACTTGCAGGCGATGGTCGCGGCAGGCGCGGATCGCATTGGCGCAAGCGCCTCGGTGGCGATTTGCCGGAAACTCGGAGCGCCGTATTAG
- a CDS encoding M28 family peptidase, which yields MSQTVSFPHVDGQRALQYTRAVVAFGPRWVGSPGHAETQAYLRKELKDDNLQEDSFTAATPAGSLRMTNFVAKFPGSKDGIIVVSGHYDTLYGRKDFVGANDGGSSTGLLLELARQLRNKKLEGYSVWLVWFDGEEAIKQWSPTDSLYGSRHLAKKWAKDGTLKKIQTFLLLDMIGDADLNIERESNSMPWLEDVVYKAATDLGYQSHFFARTNEVEDDHLPFARAGVPVADLIDFDYGPNNSYWHAPQDTLDKLSSESLEIVGSVVLRCIHLLSQG from the coding sequence ATGAGCCAAACCGTCTCGTTCCCGCACGTCGACGGCCAGCGCGCGCTGCAGTACACGCGCGCGGTTGTCGCCTTCGGCCCGCGATGGGTCGGCAGCCCTGGTCACGCGGAAACCCAGGCGTACTTGCGCAAGGAACTGAAGGACGACAATCTCCAGGAAGACTCATTCACAGCCGCCACGCCCGCTGGCAGCCTGCGCATGACCAACTTCGTCGCCAAATTTCCGGGCAGTAAGGACGGCATCATTGTGGTCAGCGGCCACTACGACACGCTCTACGGCCGCAAGGATTTCGTCGGCGCCAACGACGGCGGCTCTTCCACTGGGCTGCTTCTGGAACTCGCGCGCCAACTGCGCAACAAGAAACTCGAGGGCTACAGCGTCTGGCTGGTGTGGTTCGACGGCGAGGAAGCCATCAAGCAGTGGTCGCCGACAGATTCTCTCTACGGCAGCAGACACCTGGCCAAAAAATGGGCGAAGGACGGCACGCTGAAAAAAATCCAGACCTTCCTGCTGCTCGACATGATCGGCGACGCCGACCTGAACATCGAGCGCGAATCCAACTCAATGCCCTGGCTGGAAGATGTGGTGTACAAGGCCGCGACCGACCTCGGCTACCAGTCGCATTTCTTCGCCCGCACCAATGAAGTCGAAGACGACCACCTGCCGTTCGCTCGCGCCGGAGTGCCGGTCGCCGATCTCATTGACTTCGACTACGGCCCCAACAATTCCTACTGGCACGCGCCCCAGGACACGCTCGACAAACTCAGCTCCGAGAGCCTGGAAATCGTCGGCAGCGTGGTGCTGCGATGCATTCACCTGTTGAGCCAGGGCTGA